One window of the Candidatus Jettenia sp. genome contains the following:
- a CDS encoding WYL domain-containing protein, whose product MNYDKKKKFYYASPDFKPIFITPSSEQYLLRYLSVCMGITQPQKSFFSFIPPIDMVPLPWRRVEPDILKGVLHAIRLKKAIKIKYQSLTSYEKLVRWISPHALGFDGYRWHCRAYCYIDNFFKDFILGRFLQIIEEKDSEINPKDDKGWESFITVKIGPNPEFKETHRKIIEYEYGMINGEAFIQVRCAMLFYLLNRLGLDMRDEDKILQNRHIILLNREEIQKALNS is encoded by the coding sequence ATGAATTACGATAAAAAGAAAAAGTTTTATTACGCATCCCCAGATTTTAAGCCTATTTTTATAACGCCATCTTCCGAGCAATATCTTTTAAGATACTTATCAGTTTGTATGGGAATTACCCAGCCACAAAAAAGCTTCTTTAGCTTTATTCCACCTATTGATATGGTTCCCCTTCCATGGAGAAGAGTAGAGCCTGATATCTTAAAGGGCGTTTTACACGCTATCAGACTTAAGAAAGCAATAAAGATTAAGTATCAATCATTAACAAGTTACGAAAAGTTAGTAAGATGGATTTCTCCGCATGCTTTAGGTTTTGATGGGTACAGATGGCATTGTCGTGCTTATTGCTATATTGATAATTTCTTTAAGGATTTTATACTTGGACGCTTCTTACAAATAATTGAGGAAAAAGATAGTGAAATTAATCCAAAAGATGATAAAGGTTGGGAGAGCTTTATTACCGTAAAGATAGGTCCGAATCCTGAGTTTAAGGAAACTCATAGGAAAATAATTGAATATGAATATGGCATGATAAATGGAGAAGCATTTATTCAGGTAAGATGCGCAATGCTTTTTTATTTATTAAATAGACTAGGGCTGGATATGAGAGATGAAGATAAAATCCTACAAAACAGACATATAATTTTATTAAATAGAGAAGAGATTCAAAAAGCATTGAATTCTTAA
- a CDS encoding site-specific DNA-methyltransferase, which produces MRLTDNEIRDITKYLEEGKPLPDKYRFLLFEDKREVELIWNGKTNEICNVVLPFQVIEHVDEPREEKDTSKQMPLFDIDTRGRQQKGWTNKLIWGDNKLILSSLKNGPLREEIEKQGGIKLIYIDPPFDIGANFSIDIEIGDEQFTKEPSILEELAYRDTWGKGADSFVAMIYERLTLMRDLLAKDGSIYVHCDYRVSAFIKSILDELFSKENYINEIIWKRSANTSSIGKIWKRAHDTILYFSKTRSYVFNFQRKQLSDTSLEIYSLEDEKGKYRLVPLLVSGKRNGQTGQSWRGIDPNRRGKGGMHWLTTHDNLEKYDTMGLIVWPEKVEGAPNLKYYLEDNPGVVVSDFWDDINSVSSARNESVSYPTQKPEALLERIVKASSNEGDIVADFFCGSGTALAVAEKLSRKWIGSDLGKFSIHTSRKRMIGIQRELKKAGKDYRAFEILNLGKYERQHYIGVNPNLRDKEKQQQLAKKEQDFLNLILHAYHAEKIDGFKTFQGKKVNRLVAVGPINLPVTRLFVEEIILECRKKHITKVDVLAFEFEMGLFPNIQEEAKSKGIDLAMKYIPRDVFDKRAVEKN; this is translated from the coding sequence ATGAGACTTACTGATAATGAAATTCGAGATATTACTAAATATTTAGAGGAAGGTAAGCCTCTGCCTGATAAGTATCGTTTCTTGCTATTTGAGGATAAGAGAGAGGTTGAACTTATCTGGAATGGAAAGACTAATGAAATATGTAATGTAGTTTTACCATTTCAGGTAATTGAACATGTAGATGAACCGAGAGAGGAAAAAGATACAAGTAAGCAAATGCCGCTTTTTGATATTGATACCAGAGGTAGGCAACAAAAGGGTTGGACTAATAAATTGATTTGGGGAGATAATAAACTCATTTTAAGTAGCTTGAAAAACGGTCCATTACGAGAAGAAATAGAAAAACAAGGTGGTATAAAACTTATATACATTGATCCACCATTTGATATAGGGGCTAATTTTTCTATTGATATAGAAATTGGAGATGAGCAGTTTACTAAAGAACCAAGTATTTTGGAAGAACTAGCTTACCGTGATACTTGGGGAAAAGGGGCAGATAGTTTTGTTGCTATGATTTATGAGCGTCTTACACTAATGAGAGATTTATTGGCCAAAGACGGAAGTATTTATGTTCACTGTGACTATAGGGTGAGTGCATTTATTAAATCAATTCTTGATGAATTGTTTAGTAAAGAGAATTATATTAATGAGATTATTTGGAAAAGGAGTGCTAATACTTCGAGCATTGGTAAAATTTGGAAAAGGGCTCATGATACAATTCTTTATTTTTCAAAAACAAGATCTTATGTTTTTAACTTTCAAAGGAAACAACTTTCAGATACATCATTGGAAATATATTCCTTGGAAGATGAAAAAGGAAAGTATAGGTTAGTGCCACTTTTAGTAAGTGGCAAAAGGAACGGGCAAACAGGGCAATCATGGAGAGGAATAGATCCAAATCGAAGAGGTAAAGGTGGAATGCATTGGTTAACAACCCATGATAATCTTGAAAAATATGATACTATGGGATTAATAGTTTGGCCAGAAAAAGTAGAGGGTGCACCAAATTTAAAGTATTATTTGGAGGATAATCCCGGTGTTGTCGTATCAGATTTTTGGGATGATATTAATTCAGTTAGTTCAGCAAGAAATGAATCTGTTAGTTATCCTACCCAAAAACCTGAAGCGCTCCTTGAACGCATTGTCAAAGCCTCATCCAATGAAGGTGACATAGTAGCCGATTTCTTTTGTGGTTCAGGAACAGCCCTTGCTGTTGCCGAAAAGTTAAGCCGTAAATGGATCGGCTCTGATTTAGGTAAATTTTCTATCCATACCTCAAGGAAAAGGATGATCGGCATTCAGAGAGAACTTAAAAAAGCAGGTAAGGATTACAGGGCATTTGAGATACTCAATCTTGGCAAATATGAACGTCAACATTACATTGGTGTAAACCCTAACCTGAGAGATAAAGAAAAACAACAACAGCTTGCAAAAAAAGAGCAAGACTTTTTAAACCTGATATTGCATGCGTACCATGCAGAAAAGATCGATGGTTTTAAAACATTTCAAGGCAAAAAAGTTAATCGCTTAGTTGCAGTTGGTCCTATTAACTTACCTGTTACACGTCTATTTGTGGAAGAGATTATTCTCGAATGTCGTAAAAAACATATTACCAAGGTAGATGTCCTTGCCTTTGAATTCGAGATGGGGCTTTTCCCTAATATTCAGGAAGAAGCGAAGAGCAAAGGGATTGATCTGGCAATGAAATATATACCCCGTGATGTTTTTGATAAGCGGGCAGTAGAGAAAAATTAG
- a CDS encoding putative DNA binding domain-containing protein has translation MTTLKEFNSWLQQSEGCILEFKTAKNNFSADKDLPDYCAALSNEGGGKLILGVNPNKKVVGTSAFQGTHNRLSHELFTKIKIRVDVEEFYHPEGRVLIFHIPSRPQGRPIKSTGSYTYPMRAGESLTEMDEITLKSIFSETNPDFSNKIVNGLSLIDLDEKALENFKKRWAQKAEREDYLTFSNEKMLRAIGLLSDKGLNYACLILFGKKEKICELLPGSEIIFEWRQDAKKVSHDFRINWREPFLKIYDEVWEAINARNLRIPFQEGLFQREVYAFSEKPIREALLNAVAHRDYTINNQSTFIKASPEEFIIESPGGFPPGITLENILYKTYWRNRSIAETFEKAGLAERSGQGMDDIFGSTIKEGKGMPDLSESDDYSVRLKIPAQVKDTDFIFFLERVAHSKQIMLSFEEIYELEKIREQQVVSKLKYRDKFLDLGIIEKVGHTRGSKYILSHKYYVHEGKIGIHTRLTGLSRDQKKELILNHLRKNEKGIMKDFLDVFRDLKQRDINNLLQELKKAEKVVYVGTKRSGYWALKE, from the coding sequence ATGACTACTCTTAAAGAATTTAATAGTTGGCTACAGCAATCTGAGGGTTGTATTCTTGAATTTAAGACTGCAAAAAATAATTTTAGTGCTGATAAAGATTTACCTGATTATTGCGCCGCACTATCTAACGAGGGTGGAGGAAAGCTAATCCTTGGGGTTAATCCTAATAAGAAAGTAGTAGGGACTTCAGCATTTCAAGGCACTCATAATAGATTATCCCATGAACTATTTACCAAAATTAAAATCAGGGTTGATGTTGAAGAATTTTATCATCCAGAAGGGCGTGTATTGATTTTCCACATTCCGTCACGACCTCAGGGAAGACCAATAAAATCGACGGGATCTTATACATACCCTATGCGTGCAGGGGAGTCTCTTACCGAAATGGATGAAATAACTCTCAAATCAATCTTTAGTGAAACTAATCCAGATTTTTCAAACAAGATTGTAAACGGATTATCATTAATTGATTTAGATGAAAAAGCACTAGAGAATTTCAAGAAGAGATGGGCACAAAAAGCAGAACGAGAAGATTATCTCACATTCTCAAATGAGAAAATGTTACGTGCTATAGGATTGCTATCAGATAAGGGTCTCAATTATGCATGTTTAATTTTGTTTGGAAAAAAAGAAAAGATTTGTGAGCTGCTTCCTGGCAGCGAGATTATTTTCGAGTGGCGGCAGGATGCAAAAAAGGTATCTCATGATTTTCGTATAAATTGGCGTGAGCCATTTTTAAAAATCTATGATGAAGTATGGGAAGCCATTAATGCTCGCAATCTCCGTATTCCTTTTCAAGAAGGACTTTTCCAAAGGGAAGTATATGCCTTTAGTGAGAAGCCGATTCGTGAGGCGTTACTCAATGCTGTAGCTCATCGTGATTATACTATTAACAACCAATCAACTTTTATAAAGGCATCTCCGGAAGAATTTATTATTGAAAGTCCGGGTGGATTTCCTCCAGGTATCACTCTTGAAAACATCCTTTACAAAACATACTGGAGAAACAGAAGTATTGCAGAAACGTTTGAAAAAGCAGGATTGGCAGAGCGTTCGGGACAGGGTATGGATGATATTTTTGGAAGCACCATTAAAGAGGGTAAGGGAATGCCGGATTTATCCGAAAGCGATGATTATTCAGTCCGTCTCAAAATTCCTGCACAAGTCAAAGATACAGATTTTATTTTTTTCCTTGAGAGGGTAGCGCATAGCAAACAGATTATGCTTTCTTTTGAAGAGATATATGAATTGGAGAAGATTCGAGAACAACAGGTTGTTTCTAAATTAAAGTATAGGGATAAATTTTTAGACCTCGGAATCATTGAGAAAGTAGGCCATACAAGGGGGTCAAAATATATTCTTTCTCATAAATACTATGTTCATGAAGGGAAAATCGGCATACATACTCGACTTACTGGACTCTCTCGTGATCAAAAGAAAGAATTAATATTAAATCATTTAAGAAAAAACGAAAAAGGAATTATGAAAGATTTCCTTGATGTTTTTCGTGACTTAAAACAACGCGATATAAATAATTTATTACAGGAGCTAAAGAAAGCAGAAAAGGTAGTTTATGTTGGAACAAAAAGGTCTGGTTATTGGGCTTTAAAAGAATGA
- a CDS encoding DEAD/DEAH box helicase family protein, translating to MALHPQFPKSPYAILDPDIRWFPADETLREQSYDKLLPPLVAVLRKKVKIWRDSGYEGASATSSALLKWWFQTEHLLPASDGSMFLFEYYFAQREALETIIYLHEIIHVHDKFDLLRFDSSSAVSAGMFPETWKRFVIKMATGSGKTKVLSLILAWCYFHKLYEENSTLARNFLIITPNIIVLDRIRTDFDRLKIFFHDPVLPHNGFEGKNWKDDFQLTLHIQDNVNVIRKTGNIFLTNIHRVYDSNKKEPSFEDDDTSDYFLGVRPVGATNESKLDLSTIVRDIDELVILNDEAHHIHDENLAWFKSIQDIHNRLLQKDGMLSMQIDVTATPKHNNGAIFVQTIADYPLVEAIYQDVVKHPVLPDSASRAKLVEKKSSKYTEKYEDYIHLGYLEWKKVYDEHIKLGKKAVFFLMTDDTKNCDEVAEYLRNRYPEFRDKDAVLVIHTKNNGEISEVSSGKGKEELEILRKAANEVDNTESPYKAIVSVLMLKEGWDVKNVTTIVGLRAYSAKSNILPEQTLGRGLRRMYRDKDVTEFVSVVGTDAFMDFVESIKNEGVELERRKMGEGTAPKAPLVIEIDRENGKKDLDKLDIQIPILTSRIYREYKNLSGLDVSNFGTNKVKIIEFSEEEKREIVFKDITTNEITHKTILDGDFVANYQSVIGYFTQIIMRELRLVSGYDVLYEKVKTFIKTSLFEKEVNLEDLNILRNLSELQVNKTIIETFKKKINELTVLDRGEAEIRDHIKISKCRPFVTKDQGYLIPRLSIFNKIIGDSNLELRFASFLETCEGEITSYVKNYLAVHFKIDYKNSVGDISNYYPDFIVKKSEKEIHIIEVKGQEDFDVPLKLERLKQWCEDINAIQANIKYSWLFVDEEGFEKYKPKNFRELVNNFKKYRND from the coding sequence ATGGCATTACATCCCCAATTCCCCAAATCACCCTATGCAATACTTGATCCCGATATCAGATGGTTCCCTGCGGATGAGACATTAAGGGAACAGAGCTACGATAAGCTCTTACCACCCTTAGTTGCAGTACTTCGCAAGAAGGTGAAAATATGGCGGGATTCAGGCTACGAGGGTGCAAGCGCTACTAGTTCCGCATTACTGAAGTGGTGGTTTCAGACGGAACACCTATTACCTGCCTCTGATGGTAGTATGTTTTTATTCGAGTACTATTTTGCACAAAGAGAAGCGCTTGAGACCATTATTTACTTACATGAGATTATTCATGTACATGATAAATTTGATTTACTTCGCTTTGATAGTTCGAGTGCTGTTTCAGCAGGTATGTTCCCGGAAACCTGGAAACGATTTGTAATAAAAATGGCTACCGGAAGTGGTAAAACCAAAGTATTGAGCCTTATTCTTGCCTGGTGTTATTTTCATAAGTTGTACGAAGAAAATTCGACACTTGCTAGAAATTTTCTGATAATAACACCGAATATTATTGTTTTAGACAGAATTCGAACAGATTTTGATAGATTGAAGATATTTTTTCATGACCCAGTTTTGCCACACAATGGCTTCGAGGGTAAAAATTGGAAGGACGATTTTCAACTTACCTTGCATATTCAAGATAACGTAAATGTTATTCGAAAGACAGGCAATATTTTTCTTACCAATATTCACCGGGTGTACGATAGTAATAAAAAAGAGCCTTCATTTGAGGATGACGATACTTCTGACTATTTTCTTGGTGTAAGGCCAGTTGGAGCGACTAACGAATCGAAATTAGATTTGAGCACTATTGTACGGGATATTGATGAGTTAGTCATATTGAATGACGAAGCACACCATATTCATGATGAGAATTTAGCATGGTTTAAATCAATACAGGATATCCATAATCGTCTTTTGCAGAAAGATGGTATGTTATCAATGCAGATAGATGTAACGGCAACACCAAAGCATAATAACGGTGCAATTTTCGTTCAAACTATAGCCGACTATCCACTGGTTGAGGCGATTTATCAGGATGTCGTAAAACATCCAGTATTACCTGATTCAGCAAGCAGGGCAAAATTGGTTGAAAAGAAAAGCTCAAAATATACAGAAAAATATGAGGATTACATTCATCTAGGCTATCTGGAGTGGAAAAAGGTTTATGATGAGCATATAAAATTAGGTAAAAAGGCCGTCTTCTTTCTAATGACAGATGATACAAAAAATTGTGATGAGGTTGCAGAGTATTTAAGAAACAGGTATCCAGAATTTAGAGATAAAGATGCAGTTTTGGTAATTCATACTAAAAATAATGGTGAAATATCCGAGGTAAGTAGCGGTAAGGGAAAAGAAGAATTAGAAATTTTAAGGAAAGCAGCGAATGAGGTTGATAATACGGAAAGCCCATATAAAGCTATTGTTTCAGTTTTGATGCTAAAAGAGGGATGGGATGTTAAAAATGTTACCACAATTGTAGGTTTAAGGGCTTATAGTGCAAAAAGTAATATCCTTCCTGAACAGACACTTGGCAGAGGATTAAGGAGAATGTATCGTGACAAGGATGTTACAGAATTTGTAAGCGTTGTGGGAACGGATGCTTTTATGGATTTTGTAGAGTCGATTAAGAATGAGGGTGTTGAGCTTGAAAGAAGAAAAATGGGTGAAGGAACAGCCCCCAAAGCGCCTTTGGTTATAGAAATTGATAGGGAAAACGGTAAAAAGGATCTCGATAAGTTAGATATTCAGATACCAATTTTAACGTCAAGGATATATAGGGAATATAAAAATTTATCAGGACTTGATGTTTCAAATTTTGGCACAAACAAAGTTAAGATAATAGAGTTCAGTGAAGAAGAGAAGAGAGAAATTGTATTTAAAGATATTACAACGAATGAGATCACACATAAGACTATCTTAGATGGTGATTTTGTGGCAAATTATCAGAGCGTTATTGGCTATTTTACGCAAATTATTATGAGAGAATTGAGACTTGTGAGTGGTTATGATGTGCTGTATGAAAAAGTAAAGACATTTATTAAGACCTCTTTATTTGAAAAAGAAGTTAATTTAGAAGATTTGAATATACTGAGAAATCTATCAGAGTTACAAGTAAATAAAACAATTATTGAAACATTCAAAAAAAAGATAAATGAATTGACCGTTTTAGACAGAGGGGAAGCTGAGATTAGAGATCATATCAAAATCAGCAAGTGTCGTCCTTTTGTTACTAAAGACCAGGGCTACTTGATACCTAGATTAAGCATATTCAACAAGATTATTGGAGATAGTAATCTAGAACTGAGATTTGCATCATTTTTAGAGACATGCGAAGGAGAAATCACATCTTATGTCAAAAATTATTTAGCAGTCCATTTTAAAATTGATTATAAGAACAGCGTTGGTGATATTTCTAATTACTACCCCGATTTTATTGTAAAAAAATCTGAAAAAGAAATACACATAATTGAGGTCAAAGGACAAGAGGATTTTGATGTGCCCTTAAAACTTGAGAGATTAAAACAATGGTGTGAAGATATTAATGCTATACAGGCTAATATTAAATATAGTTGGCTTTTTGTTGATGAAGAGGGTTTTGAAAAATATAAACCTAAGAACTTTAGAGAATTAGTGAACAATTTTAAAAAATACAGAAATGATTGA
- a CDS encoding UPF0175 family protein: MKKLLIEYPESIPAILNLSPENFEQEAKIALAVKLYEMGRLTSGQAASLAGISRVTFLLSCKRYGSASVEWDQEELEAEFLKAKQ; encoded by the coding sequence GTGAAAAAGTTATTAATAGAATACCCTGAGTCTATACCGGCCATACTTAATTTGAGCCCTGAAAATTTTGAACAGGAGGCAAAGATTGCACTAGCAGTGAAGCTTTATGAAATGGGACGTTTAACCTCTGGTCAGGCGGCATCACTTGCCGGTATCTCTCGTGTGACCTTTTTGTTGAGCTGTAAACGTTACGGTTCTGCAAGCGTGGAATGGGATCAGGAGGAATTGGAGGCTGAATTCTTAAAGGCTAAACAATGA
- a CDS encoding DUF3368 domain-containing protein, whose product MHKELLLSKNIGIGLASYKQASWIQVHSLPKALDPLIKTVLDIGEASVIQLSLEINADYVLIDERKARKIARNIYGLRVIGTVRILIEAKNKGMIDNVGDVLKKIRDGGYWIHDDIIHFALKEAGEL is encoded by the coding sequence GTGCACAAAGAACTGCTTCTTAGTAAGAACATAGGTATTGGACTCGCATCATATAAGCAGGCATCATGGATTCAGGTTCATTCTCTCCCAAAGGCACTCGACCCTTTAATCAAAACTGTTTTAGATATTGGGGAAGCATCAGTAATTCAACTTTCCCTGGAAATCAATGCTGACTATGTTCTTATTGATGAACGAAAGGCAAGAAAAATTGCCCGTAATATTTATGGATTACGAGTGATTGGAACTGTCCGTATTCTCATTGAAGCCAAAAACAAAGGAATGATTGATAACGTTGGTGACGTACTTAAGAAAATACGTGATGGTGGATATTGGATTCATGATGATATTATACACTTTGCTCTAAAAGAGGCTGGTGAATTATGA